One Argentina anserina chromosome 6, drPotAnse1.1, whole genome shotgun sequence genomic window, TTGTGATCGTCAGATGTGGGAAAGTGTTCCCGGTAACATGAGTGAGGTGGCACACTCTTCAACACCTGACAAGGATGGCTCCATTCGTTCAAATCAGAAAAGGGGGGAGGGACGTGTCACTACGATTGTGGTTCCTAAGCCTACCCTTCCCCAACGTGGTACTTAGATTGGTCTGACCCTAATGTCCATGGGGCCCTCTATAGGAATGGCAGTCTCACACGTGCTTTTCAATGGTATTAAGCTCCATAATGGGAATTGGGCCGACCCAGAGGTCATTCCTCCATGGGCCTTTGAGACCCGAACTAAATATTTTTGTAGTAATCCTTTTTACCCAAAGGCAACGGAGTTGGATTTTGGGCTTGAGTTAGCTGTTTATGGGCCAGAGCCTGCTCCTCCATAAATAGCTCATATTGAGGAGTTATCTGCACCAACTGAGAAGATTACTGAGACCGAGGTGATTGAGGAAAAAGGGTTGCTCCGATCTTCTggtagaaaaagaaaagcaaaGCTGTACCATAATGATATGGGTGAGGTGAAACCCAAGAGGGTCAGAAATTATAATTCCCCAGGCCTACGCCTATCCTCGAATAGAGGTAGGGGAAGAGGTAAGCGTGGTGGTGGAGTAAGGAGCAGTAGATCTGTTTCTAGGATGTGAGTTGGTTCAATGATTGAGAATAACACTTCTAGTGGAAGCACATAAGGTATGAGGGAGGTAACTGACCCTCATGGCCGTGGCAGCTGGCCAACAACAGCCGCAAGGAGTCAATGAATCTACTCTCATGGAACTATCAAGGATTGAAACAGGACTTGACAGTTCAGGCTCTCCGAAAAATCGTTGGTACGTATAAACCGGGTATCATCTTTCTATCGGAGACTCATAATAAGGATGATTATGTGCATTCAGTTAGGAGTGGATTAGGATATAATGAGTTTTTCTTGGTGTCTCCAATTGGTACAGCCGGAGATCTTTCTCTATGGTAGCTTTCTAATTATAAAGTTGTTGTAATTGGACACTCGAAGCATTTTATTGACACTAAGGTGACTTTCCCTGGCTACACTAGTACTGTGAAGATTTCATGGCTCTATGGACCTCCTTATGTGAAGGGTAAGGATGAGTTTTGGGCTGATTGGAAGGATATGGGTCATGACGAGGATACTGCATGGGTTGTAATTGGGGATATGAATGAGATCGTTTATTCCTTTGAACGAGAAGGAGGCTCCAATTGGGTACCGGGTAGACACACTTTTCTTAGTGATTTCATCTTAAGTAATTCTCTACTGGATATTGGATACAAAGGGAGTCGCTTTACTTGGTCTCGGAAGGAGGGTGAGATTGTGGTCTTACAGGAGAGATTAGATCGTTGCCTTACAAACGATAAATGGATAATAGACTGGCCTAGTTCATGCCTGACTCATTTAGCAAGAATTGGGTCTGACCATAATCCAATTCTACTGTCTGCCGAGCTGGTTATTGGTAAAAGGCGGTCTACTTTCAAGTTTGAGGCAGCTTGGGCTGAGGAGGAGGAGCCCAGGTCCATTATTTTCCAGTCCTGGAAGCCCATCACTAGCTCATCGGGCATCTATCAATAGACTGCTAACTTATTCTTATGTCGTAAGCACTTACGGAACTGGAGCAAGGcccattttccaaattttaccaAGGAGGAGATCCATTCTTGTCTGGCCCAACTTGATGAGCTACAAACTACCGATCCTTTTGATACTTCTGGTTTTCAGGTTGGTATTACTGAGAAATTAGGGGCTCTGTGGACGAGAGAAGAGAGCTATTGGCATCAACGCTCTCGTGTCAAATGGCTGACTACTGGGGACTCAAATACTCGGTTTTTTCACTTATCTACACTTCATCGAAGACAAAGAAATCAGATATTGAAGATACAAAATGATTTGGAGGTATGGGTTGTTGGGGAGTCTAATATTCGGTTGGAGTTTGAGTCACAATTCAAGAAGATCTTTACTTCCACTGGACCTCGTGATTGGGGGGAGTCTCTTTGTGGGTTGAGTCAGAGTATCATTCCTGAGATGAATGATGTATTACTTAAGCCTTTTTCATTGGAAGAGGTAAAGGTTGCTACCTTCCAATTAGGTGCTTTGAAGGCACCAGGGCCAGATGGTTTTCCTGGTTTGTTTTATCACAAGTATTGGGATATTGTGAATGAGATTGTTGCCACTACTGCCAGGGATTTTGTTAGAGGAAGAATTTGTCTACAGGGAATTAATCAAACTCATATTGTTCTTATCCCTAAGATTCCTAACCCGGAGAGAACTACCCATTTTCATCCAATTAGCCTCTGTAATAACTCTTACAAGATTTTGTCCAAGCTACTGGCCAACAGATTAAAGCCTATTCTTCCTCTAATTATTTCTCCAAACCAAAATGCTTTTGTTTCACAGAGACTTATACAAGATAATATTCTCCTGGCTCATGAGGGGTTCCATTATTTACGGTTGAAACGCACGGGGGAAAGACATGAGTTTGGGTTGAAATTGGATATGAATAAGGCCTATGATCGTGTTGAATGAGATTTTCTTGAGATGGTACTTGTTCGTTTTGGTTTTTGTACGGAATGGACAAAGTTGGTTATGGCTTGTGTGACCAGAGGTTCTTTCTCAATTGTCCTTAATGGTACTCCTGGTGGCTTTTTTACTCCTACACGTGGGCTACGGCAAGGAGACCCACTGTCCCCATATTTATTCCTGCTTGTTAGTGAGGTACTGTCTTTAAGGCTTACTAAGGAAGTTGCTATGAAGAAAATAAGTGGAGTTAAATTGGCTCCTTCTTGCCCTCCCTTATCTCACTTGTTTTTTGCGGATGATTCACTATTTTTCATGAAGGCAACTTTATTGAATTGTTCTCGGGTCTCTACTGTGTTTAAAGATTATTGTTTGGCTTCCGGGCAAATGATTAGTACTGAAAAGTCTAGTATCTACTTCTCTCCTAATACTCCCACTCAGTTGCAGAGACTTATGTGTTTGTTAATGGGGATTGGTGGTACTGACAAGCCAGGTTGTTACCTTGGATTACCTACCTTTTGGGGTAGATCTAAGAATGGAGCTTTAACATATATCAAAGACAGATTTATGGGTAAGGTGGAAGGTTGGAAACAGAAATATTTGTCTCAAGCTGGAAAGGAAATTCTTCTCAAGTCTGTGGCTCTTGCTATTCCAACTTTCCCTATGTCTTGTTTTAGATTCCCTGTTAGTATTTGTGATAATTTAAACTCGATTATGGGGAATTTCTGGTGGGGGCTAATGAGCAGAGTAACAAGATACATTGGAAGAGCTGGAGTTTTTTGTGTCTACCGAAAGAGGAAGGAGGCATGGGGTTTAGAGACTTACATCAGTTTAATCTTGCTCTAGTGGCTAAGCAAGCTTGGAGGCTTATTACATATCCAAAGTCTCTTTGGGCTAAGGTGATGAAGGCTCGGTATTTCCCTAAGTGTTCCTTTGCTCATGCAAAAAAAGGTTACCGGGCCTCTTAGGGTTGGTCTAGTCTTCTGGAGGCTAGAGTTTTTGTGGTATTAAATGGCCATTGGCAAATTGTTACAGGAGAACTAACCTGATCATTAAGGAGATCAGAAGGAGGAGTAGTGCCTTTGATTGGGTTGGATGGGAATGGATACCCAGATCGGCCAATAGAGCCGCTCATGAAGCTGCAAAGCTTGGTCAACAGACGTTGGGTCTCCGTACTTGGTCGGAGACTCCCCCACCATCTCTTACTCTTGTACTTAGAAGTGACGGTTTCCCATGTCCTCATAATGCCTGATTTGGAGGATTTGTCTCCTCCCTCTTTTGCGCCCAGGTTGTTCTTCTCCCTCCCTCTTTATGAGTGGAGATTTAAGCAGATGGGTTTTGTTTGTATTCAGACTTGAGGTTCTTCTCAGTCTCTGTTGGGTCTTTGCCcttttttattgaattatccattaacaaaaaaaaaaaggttttatTGCTTTTGCCTCATTTTTGCGAGAATTAACACAACATagttaaaatattattaaaagCGCGAGTCTTTTAATTTTAGGCCAAAACAAGTTTATGACGAATGAAATGTCATAGTCCATTGCAATATTATATGACTATTTTAAAATGTCATGGAAAGATTTTTCATGacgattagaaaacattataatatatttttatcatgGCGTTTAAAAATAGTCATGAAAATATTTATCATGACGAGAAAAAACCGTCATTACATTTATGACATTGGGAAAACGTCATAGAACGACTGAGAACAACAATGACGTTTTCCAAACTATCATAAAACTAAGCCCATATTAAGATCAATGACAATTCATAAAAAAGTCATtgaaatgtcatttttatgaCGTTTAGAGCAAATGTCATAAaattagtgtcattaaatGGCATATTTGTAGTAGTGGCTCTCTTGCGTCATATTTGTTATAGATTGAATATGAGATGATTTTAGAAGATCACATGACTTGCACAAGAGCTATCAATGCATAAATTGATGGATAAAGCTCAAACCATGCTAGGATTTCGATGAGGGCTCGGCAAAGGAATAAAAGGAAGCTGAAATCTAAGTCATATAAGGAGTTCTAATTGCATAATAAGTGAATCAATTCGTAGAAGGAAAGTGATAAAGATATGACACATAAAGAAGGTGTTTTTCCTGTTAGATTTGGATTCTACTATCTTGTGATTAGTTGAAGCAATGTGGAGAAGGTGTAATCTTTGCTTGTCGTCCCCTATACTGTATATAGGAGGCAAGAGGGATGAGTCTTGCATCACAACTTTCAAAAACACCAAGCTCACACGCCCTCCTTCCATTTGCTCTAGTTGTGCGTACAACCCTTGGAGATCAAGAAAAggccaccatcatcatcaccctCGATTTCACCTCTTTGTTCTTGTGTTCAATTACAAAGTTGTAATCTCGTGTTCATTGCTTTTGTCGAATTCTTTTGGTTTTATAGAATGGATTTCTTTTCAGAGTTTGTTATTTGGTTGTTTGATTTCATATTAGAATGAAGTACGATGATGCACGCTTCACGATTTTTatatgtttaggttttaggATTCTTGATTTGTAACATGGCATATGCATATATGACTGAAAGTTTCTAAGGAAGATTTATCTTTACGTATTGAAGATTTATCTTTATGTATTGATTTGGTGAGTATTGTAGCTAGTATTAGGATAACACGAAAGTGGTTTTGATATCAGGCATTAGTTCAGAAGTAAGAGATTGAGTTCTCTGCTATTTGGTCCAACTTCAAAGTACTTTATGTGATTGATATGAGATTCTGGTCAGGGAAATAGGTTTCTTTACATATAGAAGTGAAGAAATAATCGAGTGCTCCCTAACCGGGATTACACTCTTTATTTTGACCGAATATGATTTTATGCACATGTCTTCCAAACATGTTATAAGTAAACTAGAATCAACATGAGCATATAAATTGTAATTGCATCTTTCTTATCTATCCATCTTTATTATGAGCTTGTGTGTGAACGTTAGTTGTAGatcaaaaccaaattgtaAATCACCTATATGTTGTATAGTGAATGATCGTAGGTTAGTATGTTGGAGCATCCTTAGTCCTCGGTTATGAACGATAAAACCCGTGCTTACTCTTACTACATTGATAGGGTTTTCAAGTTTGTGAAATCTTATATGATTTGTGTGTTCTAGGATCGATCATGGGCCGTCCACTCGTGACATTTTTTACTGTCCTAACGATCCAATTGATTATAATGTGCTCTTCtccaaaaaaaggaaaaagaagaagaagaagaagaagaagattataATGTGCATGTGGTGGTGGAATTTAACACACTCTAATTAAGATTCCACTATATGGTGAAATTTTCTAGTTGGTGGTGAGCCCTTGACAATTTAACATGATCGTTCGTCTTACTATATGATTTATATCGGCTATTCCGTTGATATTAGGGTTATGTTCGGgtcttaattaattatttttagatGGATTCAAGATCCAACCCATGTTAATTATTCAGTTCAATCGGGTTTTGTATTTTTCAAGATAGAACCTGAGCGGATCCAGGTCTGAAATAAATTGGTTCGGTTCTCGGTTCTAATAGGTTCTAGAATAAATATGTAACATTTTAATCTCCATTATGGCTGTAAGTAGGCTTAAGTCATTCGTGTTCGACTCGTGTTTGGCTCGCTTTTAGCCCGTTCGGCTTGAGCGTAAAAGgttaaatgagccgagcttgAACTCATTATTAAGCCCAAccttgaaaatgagccgagcttCAACAATAACTATTTGGCTCATTCGACTTGTTTAGCTCGTGAGCTAGCTCGGACTCATTAAAAGCTCAGCTCATTTATTAAGTTTGActtattaacttttatagtatatctaaagtataatttttatataagaaataattttaaaaaaattagaatgagCTGAAAGTATTCTTTCTAGAATAATTAGTTAAGAACTTTAAGTTATATaacgagtttgatttgttatttttagtttattacaaataaaagagaTTTTTTATAATGCTATGACatccaattttgattttttttaatttcttaattttaaaatttagtttCATATGATTCAAATCGACTCGAGGCGAATTTGAGCTCGTCTAATAAAATGAGTTGAGCCGAACTCAGCTCGAGCTTGAACATGAATGGCAAAAATGAAATGTCAGCCTGGCTCGAGCTCGATTGAATGAAAACGAGCCAAACATAAACAACCTACTATTCGACTCGGCTCCGCTCGTTTACACCCCTAATCTTCATAATACATTCAAGCATTTgatgcaatatataattatataattctATCAATAAACaagagaaatcaaacaaattacAAACTATCCcacaatataatatataagtcTTAGACAATTAAACCAACATTCAATTTTAGAGTAAAAATAAATGACACTCCCTAATAaaattctttgttcttttaatCAAAGCCTCTCAAAGGAAATCAAAGGCACTAAGAGATATGTGAAAGTGGAATGACAAgcttgattctaaataacccATCACAAAAATTACCCTAATAATATAACGGTTCACATCATTCTAGTATAAATCTATCGGTAATCGGTTCCTATAATAAGATTCAACCCGTACCCGAATTTTCTTAATCGGTTGGGGtcctaaataaaaaatatttatttctaaAAAATCCAACCCAACCCGCCTTATTTGGCTCTGAACGGATCAGATCGGTTTTGTTTGGACCCAATCCAAATGCACAACTCTAGTTGATATCATTCCCTAAAAAGCATCAACTAGGTAACTACTAAGGAGATAACAATATATTGTATGGCTCTTAGTTGATGTTAGAATCTCATGGCATGTTTGTTGCATGGGATATACTTAGATTGACTATCTTATTTTCTTACATAAGACTTATTTCATGTTTGGGAACACTTTGGACTATTTTTTTGGGATTCCGGAACACCAAAAACCCTCCCAACATGGTCTCCGATAATGACACCAAAAAAACATGGCCTTATGTAAGCCTCGTTCTCATTCTACCCCAATTTATCGACGTCAACCAATCGTTGCCTTCAACCCTACATCGCCGCTCTCAAGCTTGTCATAACAGTCCAAGAACACGTCGTCGTCGCCTTCCTCTCGCCATCCATCAATTTTCTGCTCTGCTTCCTCATGTTCTTCTCCTAGACTTCTCCATTCTCTACTAGTCATCTCCATCAGGTTTGGAATTAGGATCTGAATGAGTTTGAAATTGTCATAAGAGATTTAGTCAATGAAAGGCGCCGATTACAGGAAGCAGAGGTTTGTTTGGTTGGGTTTGTGTTattctcgtttgcgtttctttcgATTATGTTTATATGGATGCTTGGCttatgggtttttttttcgagTGGTAGCACATTGAGGATTGCAGTTGGATCAAGCCGAAATGGTCACTGATTTGCAGCTTTTTGGATCAAGAATAGACtgattcaacaaaaaaaatagtttcTTCCTAGGTGCCTCCCTGTCTTTGTCCACTCATCAAAATCAATCTCTATCTCTCTATTCCACCTTTCCTCAAGTACTTTTGTTCTCTATGTAATATGGGTTTTTTGCAAGATCTGCAATTTCAGGTTTGGTGATGTTGATGGTGTTGGTCTTAATTATAGTGCTAGTGGTACCAAACATAGGTTAAGGCTTACATAACATAAGCCCAACTTCTGAAGGCTGGATTCTAGAAGAAAATAAGATGGGGTACAATAGTCCCCCGTACCAAACGTCTCATACATGACCGGACATAAGTCTTATGTTAAATTTGATTAACCACAAATAAACTGAGCCATATATGAAGGAAAATTAtaatcaatgtatgttatacatcataTATCCGACAGTCGATATTGTTTAGTAAGTGGggttagaaaaataatattcgtTGTCAACCGTCGGATCTGAAATGTAtatcatacattgatgtatagtaGATTACTTCTTTCACTTTTATGATTTTCTAGAAGGTTAAGCATACATAATTATTTCTTTTATTAACTTGGCCACTTTGTCAAAAGATCTTTGGTGCAAAGATTCAAAGAAATGATGGAGTAGGAGTTGATTAGTTGATTAGTTGAAGCAAGATAAGAACAAGCTGTTCGCCTTAATCTATCAAAAGCTTGTTGAAGCTGCTTTGTTAACAACCCAATTAACAGTATGCACGTTCAGCGACTTCCATCCGCACTTCCCTTCAGTATAAAACACATTACGATAGTGATATATACCTACTATTATGAGTTTCGGCTAGACAACATGCATGCGTACATTCTTGACTATTACTCTGTAATTGGAAATTATTGTTGTAGAATTACACAACTACTCATGCGTCAAATATAATCTTTCACCAgccttgaaagttgaaactccAGCAAAAGTATGCACGATTTTGCTCTATATATGTACCATGAGCTTGATAATACGATTATGTACCATGAAAAAGGCAGCCATGGATAGAAGTTCGGGATACGACCGAATGAAGGAAGTGAAAGAATTCGACGAGTCAAAGATTGGAGTGAAGGGCCTTTCTGACTCAGGCATCACTTCCATTCCTCGCTTCTTCGTACACCCGCCTGAAACTCTTCCTTCTGATAACTCGAACTCTACCACCAACACTGCCTCAATCCCCTTGCTCGACTTGGCCAACCTCAAGTCTCCATCCCACCGTCCCAAACTTATTCGACAAACCAAAGACGCCGCCTCGACGTGGGGATTCTTCCAAGTCATCAACCACGGTATACCACAATCAATCCTTGATGAGACAATCCGTAGCATTAGAGCCTTCCATGAACAACCGCACGAAATAAAAGCCAAACATTATAGACGCCAAGAGCACCATGGAGTCATGTACACTAGCAACAATGACCTTTACCGGAGTAAGGAAGCCAGTTGGCATGATTCGCTTCAGGTACAACGCCGCGTCGGTTCCGAAAAGGCTCGAGcttcttccttctttctttaacaaactttGTACAGAAATCTTTTATATATGTACGTGCTTGTTAATTAAGCACTTTACATAACTCGAGCCTCTTCATGGATCTGTTTTGATCgattttaataataaatagaAACGGAAAAAAGGAGAATGAGGGATGCATGAAATTTCTAACTAACGTACGACATATACTCTCATATATTTCCTCTCTTAGGTTATAtctttgttaaaattttaGCGTGTTGTATTGCACGCTCAAAACTTATGGGATAAAGATAACAATTTGAGATTAATTATTGAGGTGAATTAGGTGTTTATGGCAccagaggagaagaaggtggAGGAGGACATCCCAGAAATGTGTCGTAAGGAGATTATTGCATGGGACTTCCATGCCACCAAATTAGCGGAGGCGTTATTTGAGTTGTTGGCAGAGGGGCTTGGTTTGGAAGCTGGGAAATTCAAGGAGTTGGGTTTTATGAAAGCTAGGTTATTCTTGGGACACTGCTATCCCAACTGTCCGCAACCAGATCTGACGCTGGGGATCAAATCTCATACTGATGCAGGTTTGACGGTGTTGCTGCAGAACCAGGTCGGAGGGTTGCAAGTGAAGCATGGAAGTGTGTGGGTCGATGTCAAGCCCTTGCCTGGGGCATTGACTATTAATATTGGTGACTTCATACAGGTTTCATTCTTTTAATTCCCAACAGAAGCTGCATATATATAGCGGTTATGTCCTTACGTATTTCTAATTGCTGAGTAAAATGACTAAaatctcttatatatataaagctcATGTACGTAACCTGTGTAATTAAATACCTTTGCCGAGCAGATCATATCAAACGGGGAGTATCAAAGCGTTGAGCATCGAGTACTGGCGAATTCATCGAAGGAACCAAGAATCTCAGTGTTGATTTTCAGTAATGTGGGGGGTTGGAAAGATTCGGATGAATTTGGGCCATTTCCAGAATTACTATCAGCTGAGAAACCAGCCATTTATCGAGGATTCACTGTGCCAGAATTCATTCAAAGCTTTTACAGCAAAGGCCTAGATGGCAAAGGCATTGTCGAAAGAGTTACACTACACTAGCTGGTGCGTTGTGGCCGACCAGTACCCTGTCAATATATGTCGCTTAATCCTCTACGGCGTAGCCAGGAGGAGGATcaaaaaattgaataaaacCGATCATACGAAACACTGTTGAAcctttcaaataaaatagaataaTCACATTGTTAAAATACATCTATGAATGTGTACAAGTGTGTATTTAAATGTATGTAGTTTCGAACCCTTATATCGATTTTAATTTGTTCTTcagtcctcatccacatgcgCTCCTAGAATATACAGAACAAAAATACCGCAGATATTTCTATCTCGCCCACTCCATTTCTCTCTCGCCCTCTCCAAGTCGCTCTCGcgtttagggttagggttttgtgAGAAACATTTTGTGCGCCGTCCATCCTTCTCCATGGCAGCCTATGTTGCCTCCATGACTACTTGCATAGCTTCCAAGCTCTCGCTCTCAAACAACGATGAGGAGATTGCCGAGAGCAATCTCAAGAAGAGGAAGTGAGTATTTATTGCTCTCTGGTTTTACCTAGTTGGAAAACTGAACACAACTAAGGTTGTACCTTTCGATCAATTTCGTGGCTCCGTGCGTTCGATGTGGAGATTGAATGTGCCAGTGGAAGTGCAGGCGAGAGGTTATCGCTTTCTGTTTACTTTCAGGACTGAGAAAGATAAGAAACGAGTGAAGAAGGGAGGGCCTTGGGCTTATCAGCGAACCATGATTCTTATCAACAATTATGATGGCTTCTCTGATATCATGGCAATCCCACTGGATTTTGTTTGGATCTGGGATGAAACCCGGAGATTGCCGCTGGCGCTTACTACAACTCTAACTGCACAACTGATTGGTCCATTGGTCACCCAGTGTTGCAGATTGATGAGTCAGGATTAAGTCATGGTATTCCTAGGGTTAGGGTTACCCTACCCCTGCATGCTCCAGTGCGCCTTGAGCGTCGTCTCCGCATCTCGCCAAAGGAGGTCTACGGTGTGGAGTATAGGTATGAGCGTCTAGTTGGCCGGCACAAAACTTGTGCTATGATTAATCATGGAGGCCTCCCTTGTCCTCTAGAGGTTGTGGCAATGTCGAAGGAAGATGATGTTGTTCCTTCAGAGCCTCAACTAGCTATAACCCTAGTGTGCCGCCTTTGGTGTTATAGGGAACAAAGATCCCAACTCTGACTGACTTTGAGCCACCTTCAACAAGGAGAAGCAAAGGGTGCAAATTCGAACCCTAGAAACAGCTCCAACGGCGAGGAAAATCTCAGGTACTCGGCGGCGTTGTGAGGAGGAAAAAGTTGAATTATATTGctctatacattcatacaagGAGTAACTCTATATATAACCTAACTAGCATAAATTACTCTCATAATTCACTCTCGTGATTCACGCCAACACTCCTCCTCAAGTTgacgcatacatatcaaccatgcctaacttgctaagtgagtcataattAGACACTCTTTTTGTGAGtctatcggcaagttgctcttctgtatgaacaaaaggaaaactaatgatcttcgcgtctaacttctcttttataaagtgacgatcaacctccacatgttttgtacaatcatgttgcacatgattctgtgaaatatcaataactgccttgttgtcacagtacagctgcatagcacacttagccttaatacccaaatcttgtagtaaatttctaagccatagtaattcgcacactccatgagtcatacctctgtattctgcttcaacactagatcgagctaccactttttgtttcttactcttccatgtaacaacattacccccaacaaagataaagtaccctgatgtggatctccgatctgtaatattttcagcccagtctgcatctgtaaaGCCACAAACTttaaggatattattgtgctTAGAGAACATCACTCCTCTCCctagagctgacttcaagtacctcaaaatccatAGAACTGACTTTATTCACCCAAGAAATGGTAGTAGACCATGTTACGctacaaaaggaattgaaatgTGCACGAAGTAAATACATGTTTTGGAATAGGGATCAGAAGAATTATGTCATTGCGtattcaatatggatttgcATAGTCTTTTGATTAACTAAAAAGATGTCGTCATTACAAATCCTAAATCG contains:
- the LOC126796882 gene encoding uncharacterized protein LOC126796882 produces the protein MACVTRGSFSIVLNGTPGGFFTPTRGLRQGDPLSPYLFLLVSEVLSLRLTKEVAMKKISGVKLAPSCPPLSHLFFADDSLFFMKATLLNCSRVSTVFKDYCLASGQMISTEKSSIYFSPNTPTQLQRLMCLLMGIGGTDKPGCYLGLPTFWGRSKNGALTYIKDRFMGKVEGWKQKYLSQAGKEILLKSVALAIPTFPMRTNLIIKEIRRRSSAFDWVGWEWIPRSANRAAHEAAKLGQQTLGLRTWSETPPPSLTLVLRSDGFPCPHNA
- the LOC126799666 gene encoding 1-aminocyclopropane-1-carboxylate oxidase homolog 4-like; the encoded protein is MDRSSGYDRMKEVKEFDESKIGVKGLSDSGITSIPRFFVHPPETLPSDNSNSTTNTASIPLLDLANLKSPSHRPKLIRQTKDAASTWGFFQVINHGIPQSILDETIRSIRAFHEQPHEIKAKHYRRQEHHGVMYTSNNDLYRSKEASWHDSLQVFMAPEEKKVEEDIPEMCRKEIIAWDFHATKLAEALFELLAEGLGLEAGKFKELGFMKARLFLGHCYPNCPQPDLTLGIKSHTDAGLTVLLQNQVGGLQVKHGSVWVDVKPLPGALTINIGDFIQIISNGEYQSVEHRVLANSSKEPRISVLIFSNVGGWKDSDEFGPFPELLSAEKPAIYRGFTVPEFIQSFYSKGLDGKGIVERVTLH
- the LOC126796881 gene encoding uncharacterized protein LOC126796881, producing MEEEVRILVTEMGFPMEEEVRILVTEMGLSELSSGMLESPEEMTPNLGKDDYRERVLLIAVVSYCSRFEEDGSYENDGIIEAISCSFEESADFLDLTEGSFGVKKNTYSITVGSEKLATKLLDDGPWDVRGQCFSVHHWPRSLSLEKMETMRATYWIQAHGIPPDMMKVVNGRKLGNMIGSVMDVENPDIVGNRGYLRIRVDFNATRPLATYVNFPRRYLPLAKISLRYEKLKKFCFNCGRLGHQKMGRNYTVHPLILKLGVVYNSNLIAELPDKPQTSFPIEYPYVPRTGIFRRKEDISRERACDRQMWESVPGNMSEVAHSSTPDKDGSIRSNQKRGEGRVTTIVVPKPTLPQRAHIEELSAPTEKITETEVIEEKGLLRSSGRKRKAKLYHNDMGEVKPKRLANNSRKESMNLLSWNYQGLKQDLTVQALRKIVGTYKPGIIFLSETHNKDDYVHSVRSGLGYNEFFLVSPIGTAGDLSLCTVKISWLYGPPYVKGKDEFWADWKDMGHDEDTAWVVIGDMNEIVYSFEREGGSNWVPGRHTFLSDFILSNSLLDIGYKGSRFTWSRKEGEIVVLQERLDRCLTNDKWIIDWPSSCLTHLARIGSDHNPILLSAELVIGKRRSTFKFEAAWAEEEEPSKAHFPNFTKEEIHSCLAQLDELQTTDPFDTSGFQVGITEKLGALWTREESYWHQRSRVKWLTTGDSNTRFFHLSTLHRRQRNQILKIQNDLEVWVVGESNIRLEFESQFKKIFTSTGPRDWGESLCGLSQSIIPEMNDVLLKPFSLEEVKVATFQLGALKAPGPDGFPGLFYHKYWDIVNEIVATTARDFVRGRICLQGINQTHIVLIPKIPNPERTTHFHPISLCNNSYKILSKLLANRLKPILPLIISPNQNAFVSQRLIQDNILLAHEGFHYLRLKRTGERHEFGLKLDMNKAYDRVE